From Algoriphagus sp. NG3, the proteins below share one genomic window:
- a CDS encoding 2-oxo acid dehydrogenase subunit E2, translating into MAIEVKIPLISEGVDTAEVIEVLVSEGDSIKEEQSIIALETDKASVEVPSSHSGVIKEIKVSVGDEVKVGDVILILDDEGGEEEGKENGDDDSGETEQKKDKKENDKDSESGKNTKREKAEKTGDSEEESSEGEGRNEPKRDEKAGENSETKEEEMEASDVPASPSVRRLARESGVDIKRIKGSGPGGRITEQDVKSQSKQAGKEGEDKKSTAVDLPDFSKWGAVQREALSNIRKTTAKNTLTSWQSIPHVFQFDEADISGITQYMDENKSKTENAGGKLTITAILVKVMASALQQFPQFNASIDMENEEVILKKYFHIGVAVDTDKGLLVPVIRDVEKKTIVELAVEISELAEKTRQGKLSPEEMQGGNITISNLGGIGGTQFTPIVYSPQVAILGVSRAKEQAVYLDGSFEPRQILPLSLSYDHRLIDGADGARFLRWICQALEDPYRALLGA; encoded by the coding sequence ATGGCTATAGAAGTGAAAATCCCACTCATATCAGAAGGTGTAGATACCGCAGAAGTAATAGAAGTGCTGGTCTCAGAAGGCGACAGCATCAAAGAAGAACAGTCCATCATTGCGCTGGAGACAGACAAGGCTTCCGTGGAGGTTCCTTCCTCCCATAGCGGAGTGATCAAAGAAATCAAAGTCAGCGTAGGGGACGAAGTCAAAGTGGGGGATGTCATCCTGATCCTTGACGATGAAGGTGGTGAAGAAGAGGGAAAGGAAAATGGGGATGATGATTCAGGTGAAACCGAACAAAAGAAAGATAAGAAAGAAAACGATAAAGATTCGGAATCCGGGAAAAACACAAAAAGAGAAAAAGCCGAAAAAACCGGTGATAGTGAGGAGGAAAGTTCTGAAGGCGAGGGAAGAAATGAACCTAAAAGAGATGAAAAGGCGGGAGAAAATAGCGAGACAAAAGAAGAGGAGATGGAGGCAAGCGATGTCCCAGCTTCCCCAAGTGTTCGAAGACTTGCGAGAGAATCCGGCGTAGATATCAAGCGGATAAAGGGCAGTGGCCCCGGAGGTAGAATCACTGAGCAAGATGTAAAATCCCAGTCAAAGCAAGCGGGGAAAGAAGGAGAAGACAAAAAATCAACAGCAGTTGACCTACCGGATTTTAGCAAGTGGGGAGCCGTGCAGCGGGAAGCCTTATCCAATATTCGAAAGACCACAGCCAAAAACACCCTCACTTCCTGGCAATCTATTCCGCATGTATTTCAATTTGACGAAGCTGACATCTCCGGCATTACGCAGTATATGGATGAAAACAAATCCAAAACAGAAAATGCCGGTGGTAAACTGACCATCACCGCTATTCTGGTGAAAGTCATGGCCAGTGCCCTACAGCAGTTTCCTCAGTTCAATGCCAGTATTGACATGGAAAATGAGGAAGTAATCCTGAAGAAATACTTCCATATAGGGGTCGCAGTAGATACGGACAAAGGACTGCTTGTTCCGGTAATCCGCGATGTAGAAAAGAAGACAATTGTTGAATTGGCGGTAGAGATTTCGGAACTGGCAGAGAAAACCCGGCAGGGAAAACTCTCCCCCGAAGAAATGCAGGGAGGAAATATCACAATTTCTAATCTCGGCGGCATAGGTGGGACACAGTTTACACCCATTGTTTATTCTCCACAGGTGGCGATTTTGGGAGTTTCCAGAGCCAAAGAGCAAGCAGTCTATCTCGATGGCAGCTTCGAGCCCCGACAGATTCTTCCCTTGAGTCTTTCCTACGACCACCGCCTAATCGATGGGGCAGATGGAGCCAGGTTTTTGAGGTGGATATGCCAGGCATTGGAAGATCCTTATAGGGCTCTATTAGGGGCCTGA
- the lpdA gene encoding dihydrolipoyl dehydrogenase — MAKSKEKELVIIGAGPGGYAAAFRAADLGLQVTLIGTDIDPGGTCLYEGCIPSKTLIEVLKTKDDAATAKEWGLEFGKPTIDVEALATWKDEIVKKLTGGVGLLSTDREIEYIKGKAVFLSENELEIQPVEGKPYPVTFKNAILATGAVPKELPEAKFDSERIIDSTTALELKEIPKRMLVIGGGYIGPSLGSIYASLGSKVTLVEETKRLLSWVDPDLATIYTKENEGLFKTMLFETTLLKEVKVDKKKVKVKLETKGKEWEETFDLVLVAMGRIPNTQSLDLEKAGIETDSGGFIQVDDQRRTAKQNVFAIGDLVNQALFANKASHEGKFVAGLIAGKHRDKFDPKAIPSIVATTRTEMAWCGLTEAEAKQQEIEIRVAKFPWSASGRAASMGLRRGLTKLIIDSQSNKILGGGVVGEKAGSLIAEIAFALQISASAEDIALTVHPHPTLSESIMEAAEAYQGTATHLAGG; from the coding sequence ATGGCCAAATCAAAAGAAAAGGAGCTGGTAATCATCGGGGCGGGACCTGGCGGCTATGCGGCGGCATTCAGAGCAGCGGATCTTGGGCTTCAAGTTACCCTCATTGGTACGGATATCGATCCTGGAGGTACTTGTCTTTATGAAGGTTGTATCCCGTCAAAAACCCTGATAGAAGTGCTGAAGACCAAGGATGATGCTGCCACAGCAAAGGAGTGGGGGCTGGAATTCGGCAAGCCTACTATTGATGTAGAGGCTTTGGCTACATGGAAAGATGAAATTGTGAAAAAACTTACCGGGGGAGTAGGGTTGCTTTCCACAGATCGGGAGATAGAATACATAAAAGGGAAAGCAGTATTCCTTTCGGAAAATGAACTGGAGATCCAGCCAGTGGAAGGTAAACCGTACCCCGTGACTTTCAAAAATGCAATCCTGGCTACCGGAGCTGTGCCGAAGGAATTACCGGAGGCTAAGTTTGATTCGGAGAGGATCATAGATTCTACTACTGCTCTGGAGTTGAAAGAAATCCCTAAAAGGATGCTTGTAATCGGAGGAGGATATATTGGTCCCTCACTCGGGAGCATTTATGCGTCTCTGGGCTCTAAAGTGACTTTGGTGGAGGAGACGAAAAGACTTTTGTCATGGGTAGATCCTGATCTGGCTACTATCTACACCAAGGAGAATGAGGGGCTTTTCAAAACCATGCTTTTTGAAACCACCTTATTAAAAGAGGTGAAAGTCGATAAGAAAAAGGTAAAAGTGAAGTTGGAAACCAAAGGAAAGGAATGGGAAGAGACCTTTGATTTGGTTTTGGTAGCTATGGGGAGGATTCCCAATACCCAATCTTTGGATCTGGAAAAAGCAGGTATAGAGACGGATAGCGGGGGTTTTATCCAGGTAGATGATCAAAGGAGAACAGCCAAGCAGAACGTTTTTGCCATCGGCGACCTTGTCAACCAAGCTCTTTTTGCAAATAAAGCATCCCATGAGGGCAAATTCGTGGCAGGGCTAATAGCCGGTAAACACAGAGATAAATTTGACCCCAAAGCTATTCCTTCCATCGTGGCTACCACCAGAACAGAAATGGCCTGGTGCGGTTTGACGGAAGCCGAAGCAAAACAGCAAGAAATAGAAATCAGAGTGGCGAAATTTCCATGGTCAGCTTCAGGAAGAGCTGCTTCTATGGGGTTAAGGCGAGGGCTTACGAAACTTATCATCGATTCCCAGAGCAATAAGATCCTAGGAGGGGGAGTGGTAGGGGAAAAGGCAGGCAGTTTGATTGCTGAAATCGC